One genomic window of Hymenobacter sp. J193 includes the following:
- a CDS encoding PD-(D/E)XK nuclease family protein: MTPRPAPSAFPLAEPADPTAALQPFLRQAAQDLLSRFSGSELSDLVVVVPTRRAVVYLKNELALAAPKGEALWSPRVAAMEDYMVELAGVQVEEPIALQLLLFDILREIDPKLDFDLFTGWSRLLLDDFSALDQNLADASNLFEYLSEAKALERWDLSDSPAPASATAAWFRFWDDLEKVYRRLRRRLKEQHLAYPGLAYRLAVDALQKRLQTAPEQVPQHVFLGLGVLSKAERRLLKLLLKERKAEVRFDTDRFYLDGDSPNRAGQPFRQLADSLDLPPTAFGFGDMGAEELLRTLPRRVRFIGVANNSMQGKVAGQLVMEGLHTAPRASVAVVLPDETLLLPVLHGLPPEQVPQFNVTMGLSFRSTPLFNLIDLLFEVHLTGIREGETSSDYGIRRYHHLTVTKLLAHPFLRRYENWLDTQPEQAAFHGVLDDICRQIVKRNAVLLTEAELRELGRHHPLVEALFRPWRNCDDVVRACYEVIELLRDVYQQEHTAIEAEYLYLFYTLVRQLDSAFDCRTQRPSVRSFRRFLYEQMTRTRLPFAGEPIAQVQVMGLLETRALDFDHIIILSCNEQILPAPKRNTSLFPYDVLTKYGMPTYAEHEAATSHQFWRLLQRARRVDLVYILPGAEGVQAGERSRFLLQIQHDLAAQNPGLELLDLTASATVLPNGQQVGGEIARGSEGYQKYEGDLVLEKDYEMRGAIRGLLERGLSASALNEFLTCSLRFYFSRIAKFQEQEGVAEDLGADVFGTAVHFVLEHLMTPFVAESKLITVEDIASWKPQVAELLERGLALEDGEEAAAPRQQLPDEGLNHVLRGVGVHLVDRYLDSLAQQIAEEGPLRVVGLEQQLFGTVFVETSTGEQVAVRLVGYADRVDELPNGQRRIIDYKTGAVHGGGLNLLGSARKSTRPRKPWSGW, from the coding sequence ATGACGCCCCGCCCCGCCCCTTCTGCCTTCCCCCTCGCCGAACCTGCTGACCCTACCGCTGCCCTGCAACCCTTTCTGCGCCAGGCCGCCCAGGATTTGTTGAGCCGCTTTTCGGGCAGTGAGCTGTCAGACCTGGTGGTGGTAGTGCCCACGCGCCGGGCCGTGGTCTACCTCAAAAACGAGCTGGCCCTGGCCGCGCCCAAGGGCGAGGCGCTGTGGAGCCCCCGCGTGGCGGCCATGGAAGACTACATGGTGGAGCTGGCCGGCGTGCAGGTGGAAGAGCCCATTGCCCTGCAGCTGCTGCTGTTCGACATCCTGCGGGAAATCGACCCCAAGCTGGATTTTGACCTGTTCACGGGCTGGTCGCGCCTGCTCCTCGACGACTTCTCGGCCCTCGACCAGAACCTGGCCGACGCCAGCAACCTGTTCGAGTACCTGTCCGAAGCCAAAGCCCTGGAACGCTGGGACCTCAGCGACTCGCCGGCTCCGGCCTCGGCCACGGCCGCCTGGTTTCGCTTCTGGGACGACCTGGAGAAAGTGTACCGCCGCCTGCGCCGCCGCCTGAAGGAGCAGCATCTGGCCTACCCGGGCCTGGCCTACCGCCTGGCCGTGGATGCCCTGCAAAAGCGCCTGCAGACTGCCCCCGAGCAAGTGCCCCAGCATGTCTTCCTGGGTCTGGGCGTGCTGTCGAAAGCGGAGCGCCGCCTGCTCAAGCTGCTGCTGAAGGAGCGCAAGGCCGAAGTGCGCTTCGACACCGACCGGTTTTACCTCGACGGCGACTCGCCCAACCGCGCCGGGCAGCCCTTCCGCCAGCTGGCCGACTCCCTCGATTTACCGCCCACAGCCTTTGGCTTCGGGGACATGGGCGCCGAGGAGCTGCTGCGCACCCTGCCCCGCCGCGTCCGGTTTATTGGGGTGGCCAACAACTCCATGCAGGGCAAAGTGGCCGGGCAGCTGGTGATGGAAGGCCTGCACACCGCGCCCCGGGCCTCGGTGGCCGTGGTGCTGCCCGATGAAACCCTGCTCTTGCCGGTGCTGCACGGCCTGCCGCCCGAGCAGGTGCCCCAGTTCAACGTGACGATGGGCCTGAGCTTCCGCAGCACGCCTTTGTTCAACCTGATTGATTTGCTGTTTGAGGTGCACCTGACCGGCATCCGGGAGGGCGAAACCAGCTCCGACTACGGTATCCGGCGCTACCATCACCTCACCGTCACGAAGCTGCTGGCTCACCCCTTCCTGCGCCGCTACGAAAACTGGCTCGACACCCAGCCCGAGCAGGCCGCCTTTCACGGGGTGCTGGACGACATCTGCCGGCAGATTGTGAAGCGCAATGCCGTGCTGCTCACCGAAGCCGAGCTGCGCGAGCTGGGCCGCCACCACCCGCTGGTAGAAGCCCTGTTCCGCCCCTGGCGCAACTGCGACGACGTGGTGCGGGCCTGCTACGAGGTGATTGAGCTGCTGCGCGACGTGTACCAGCAGGAGCACACGGCCATCGAAGCCGAGTACCTCTATTTGTTCTATACCCTGGTGCGCCAGCTCGATTCGGCCTTCGACTGTCGCACCCAGCGGCCTTCGGTGCGCTCCTTCCGGCGGTTCTTGTACGAGCAGATGACGCGCACCCGCCTGCCTTTCGCCGGGGAGCCGATTGCCCAGGTGCAGGTGATGGGCCTGCTCGAAACCCGCGCCCTCGACTTCGACCACATCATTATCCTGAGCTGCAACGAGCAGATTTTGCCCGCGCCCAAGCGCAATACCTCCCTGTTTCCCTACGACGTGCTCACCAAGTACGGCATGCCCACCTACGCCGAGCACGAGGCCGCCACCAGTCATCAGTTCTGGCGCCTGCTCCAGCGCGCCCGGCGGGTTGATCTGGTTTACATTCTGCCCGGGGCCGAGGGCGTGCAGGCCGGGGAACGAAGCCGCTTTCTGCTCCAGATTCAGCACGATCTGGCCGCTCAGAACCCGGGCCTGGAGCTGCTCGATCTGACGGCCTCCGCCACGGTGCTACCTAACGGGCAGCAGGTGGGCGGCGAAATTGCGCGCGGCTCCGAGGGGTACCAGAAATACGAGGGCGACCTGGTGCTGGAAAAGGACTACGAGATGCGCGGGGCCATCCGGGGGCTGCTGGAGCGGGGCTTGTCGGCTTCGGCCCTCAATGAGTTTCTGACCTGCTCCCTACGGTTTTACTTTTCGCGCATTGCCAAGTTTCAGGAGCAGGAAGGCGTGGCCGAAGACCTGGGCGCCGACGTGTTCGGCACGGCCGTGCACTTTGTGCTGGAGCACCTGATGACGCCGTTTGTGGCGGAAAGCAAGCTGATAACCGTGGAAGATATTGCCAGCTGGAAGCCCCAGGTTGCCGAGCTGCTGGAGCGCGGGCTGGCCCTGGAAGATGGGGAGGAAGCCGCGGCCCCGCGCCAGCAGCTGCCCGACGAAGGCCTCAACCACGTGCTGCGCGGCGTGGGCGTGCATCTGGTAGACCGCTACCTCGATTCCCTAGCTCAGCAGATTGCCGAGGAAGGCCCTTTGCGCGTGGTAGGCCTGGAGCAGCAGCTGTTCGGGACGGTATTTGTGGAAACCAGCACCGGGGAGCAGGTAGCGGTGCGTCTGGTAGGCTACGCCGACCGGGTAGACGAGCTGCCCAACGGCCAGCGCCGCATCATCGACTACAAAACCGGGGCGGTGCACGGCGGGGGCCTCAACCTGCTGGGCAGCGCCCGCAAAAGTACACGCCCCAGGAAGCCCTGGAGCGGCTGGTAA